A part of Pectinatus sottacetonis genomic DNA contains:
- a CDS encoding polyribonucleotide nucleotidyltransferase yields MHSFETTLGGRKFVIETGKMAKQANGAALVRYGDTVVLVTATASAEPREGVDFFPLTVDYEEKMYAVGKIPGGFIKREGRPAESGILFSRLIDRPIRPLFPEGFRNDVQIVATVLSVDHDNPPEIAGMIGASAALSISDIPFKGPIAGVTIGRIDSEFIVNPTTEQKESSDLNLTIAGSHDAVMMVEAGANELPEDIILDAIMFGHQEIKKIVEFQQKIVAECGKEKREVKLFQPDEELVNEVREYAYDKLNTAVRDSDKLRRDEHIAKVKTETLEYFLEKYPDSVMELNSILHKLVKEIVRQMITHEKIRPDGREVDEVRPVSCEVGLLPRAHGSALFTRGQTQALTVTTLGPLGDEQILDGLGTQTYKRYIHHYNFPGYSVGEARPMRSPGRREIGHGALAERALVPVIPSENDFPYTIRLVSEILESNGSSSMASVCGSTLSLMNAGVPIKKPVSGVAMGLVKDGDAYTILTDIQGMEDALGDMDFKVTGTKDGITAIQMDIKLTGITREILASALEQAKRGRAHILSKMLEVIDKPAEKLSPYAPSVTTINIPVNKIRDVIGPGGKIIKKIIDETGVQIDIEDDGTVRITAVGQESAEKAVAIIKDLTRDVEVGTVYKGKVTRIMNFGAFVEILPGKEGLCHISQLDKSRVAKVEDVVNIGDELEVKVTEIDKQGRINLSHKVLL; encoded by the coding sequence ATGCACAGTTTTGAAACGACTCTCGGTGGACGTAAATTTGTCATTGAGACTGGAAAAATGGCTAAACAAGCCAATGGTGCTGCTCTTGTACGCTATGGTGATACTGTTGTTTTGGTCACAGCTACAGCTTCAGCTGAACCGCGTGAGGGTGTTGATTTTTTCCCACTAACTGTAGATTATGAAGAAAAAATGTACGCTGTCGGTAAAATACCTGGCGGTTTTATAAAACGTGAAGGACGTCCCGCTGAATCAGGTATTCTATTCAGCCGTCTTATCGATAGACCTATACGACCACTCTTTCCAGAAGGATTTAGAAATGATGTCCAGATAGTAGCAACCGTATTATCGGTAGACCATGATAATCCACCTGAAATTGCCGGAATGATCGGTGCATCTGCAGCACTCAGCATTTCTGACATTCCCTTTAAAGGACCTATCGCCGGTGTAACTATCGGCCGTATTGATAGTGAATTCATTGTAAATCCTACAACTGAACAAAAAGAATCATCTGACTTAAACCTGACTATAGCCGGCTCCCATGATGCCGTAATGATGGTTGAAGCCGGTGCCAACGAATTACCAGAAGATATTATTCTGGACGCTATCATGTTCGGACATCAGGAAATAAAAAAAATCGTTGAGTTCCAACAAAAAATAGTTGCTGAATGCGGCAAGGAAAAACGTGAAGTAAAATTATTCCAACCTGACGAAGAGTTAGTAAATGAAGTCCGTGAATATGCTTATGATAAACTCAACACAGCTGTACGCGACAGTGACAAACTCCGCCGGGATGAACATATAGCCAAAGTAAAAACTGAAACTCTCGAATACTTTCTTGAAAAATATCCTGATTCAGTAATGGAACTAAATAGTATTTTGCACAAATTAGTAAAAGAAATTGTCCGCCAGATGATAACACATGAAAAAATTCGTCCAGATGGACGTGAAGTTGATGAAGTACGTCCTGTAAGCTGTGAAGTAGGATTACTGCCGCGTGCACACGGCTCTGCCCTGTTCACCCGCGGACAAACCCAAGCGCTTACTGTTACTACATTAGGTCCACTGGGTGATGAACAGATCCTCGACGGTCTTGGCACACAGACTTATAAGCGGTATATTCATCATTATAATTTTCCCGGCTATAGTGTTGGCGAAGCCCGTCCCATGAGAAGCCCCGGCCGCAGAGAAATAGGACATGGTGCCTTGGCTGAACGCGCTCTTGTCCCTGTCATTCCATCAGAAAATGATTTCCCCTATACCATCCGTCTCGTATCTGAAATATTAGAATCAAACGGTTCAAGTTCCATGGCCAGTGTATGCGGCAGTACACTTTCCCTTATGAATGCCGGTGTTCCTATAAAGAAACCTGTTTCCGGAGTTGCTATGGGACTAGTAAAAGATGGCGATGCTTATACCATCCTGACTGATATTCAGGGAATGGAAGATGCACTGGGCGATATGGATTTTAAAGTTACCGGGACCAAAGACGGTATAACTGCTATCCAAATGGATATAAAACTAACCGGCATCACCAGAGAAATTTTAGCTTCCGCCCTCGAACAAGCCAAACGTGGTCGTGCCCATATCCTAAGTAAAATGCTTGAAGTAATAGATAAACCGGCTGAAAAATTATCCCCATACGCTCCATCAGTCACTACAATAAACATTCCGGTTAACAAAATCCGCGATGTAATCGGACCTGGCGGCAAAATAATAAAAAAAATCATTGATGAAACAGGCGTCCAGATCGACATTGAAGATGACGGCACCGTACGCATCACCGCTGTCGGCCAAGAAAGTGCCGAAAAAGCGGTTGCTATAATCAAAGATCTTACCCGTGATGTAGAAGTTGGTACTGTTTACAAAGGAAAAGTAACCCGCATTATGAACTTTGGTGCATTTGTCGAAATATTACCCGGCAAAGAAGGTCTATGCCATATTTCACAACTTGATAAAAGCCGCGTTGCCAAAGTCGAAGATGTTGTAAATATCGGCGATGAACTCGAAGTTAAAGTCACTGAAATAGATAAACAGGGACGCATTAATCTCTCCCATAAAGTATTATTATAA
- the trmL gene encoding tRNA (uridine(34)/cytosine(34)/5-carboxymethylaminomethyluridine(34)-2'-O)-methyltransferase TrmL, with protein sequence MHIVLIEPQIPPNTGNIARLCAATGCELHLVEPLGFSTDDKHLKRAGLDYWHLLKIHYHKNFADVLDKYPHTAYHYLSTKAPNTYTDVEYGNDDMLVFGREDAGIPESILKENLSDCVRIPMISEARSLNLSNSVSIVVYEALRQQSFIGLKKNSTYLSNV encoded by the coding sequence TTGCACATTGTACTTATAGAACCACAAATACCACCCAATACAGGCAATATTGCCCGGCTGTGCGCAGCCACAGGCTGTGAACTGCATTTAGTAGAACCATTGGGATTTTCCACTGATGATAAGCATCTAAAAAGAGCTGGTCTTGATTACTGGCATTTATTAAAAATACATTATCATAAAAATTTTGCTGATGTTCTTGATAAGTATCCTCACACTGCATATCATTACCTTTCTACTAAGGCGCCTAATACTTACACCGATGTTGAATATGGTAATGACGACATGCTTGTTTTTGGCAGAGAGGATGCTGGTATTCCTGAATCTATATTAAAGGAAAACTTATCCGATTGTGTCCGTATTCCCATGATAAGTGAGGCCCGTTCACTTAATTTATCTAATTCAGTATCTATCGTTGTTTATGAAGCACTAAGACAACAGTCATTTATCGGCCTAAAAAAAAATAGTACCTACCTCAGTAATGTATGA
- the murB gene encoding UDP-N-acetylmuramate dehydrogenase has protein sequence MSNLDNCIRKLKNILPADRLLIDAPMSEQTTFKIGGPADCLLFPDSTKEIKKIITIIKSYHVPCTIIGNGSNILVLDKGIRGIVIKFGKSMSYIHENAGIITTGCGTLLNNIARFAAANSLTGLEFAVGIPGSIGGAVYMNAGAYGGEIKNVVKSVTAVTPDGKIVKYPADKLQFDYRKSIFQINNNIICEIEFALKKGLFAEINALMSELIKKRKTKQPLEFPSAGSTFKRPPGYYAGTLIDQTGLKGLHVGGAQVSTKHAGFVVNTGNATAKDVLALIVEIQKRVYEKHGVKLYPEVRLIGEE, from the coding sequence TTGTCGAATCTTGATAATTGTATAAGAAAATTAAAAAATATCCTGCCCGCTGACAGATTATTAATTGATGCTCCCATGTCAGAACAAACTACTTTTAAAATTGGCGGACCTGCCGACTGCCTTTTATTTCCCGATTCAACGAAAGAAATAAAAAAAATAATCACTATAATAAAATCCTACCATGTTCCCTGCACAATAATCGGCAACGGATCTAATATATTAGTTCTTGATAAGGGGATTCGTGGCATTGTAATCAAATTCGGCAAAAGCATGTCCTATATCCATGAAAATGCCGGAATTATCACAACTGGCTGTGGTACCTTATTGAACAATATTGCTCGGTTTGCCGCAGCAAACTCATTAACAGGACTGGAATTTGCTGTTGGCATTCCCGGCAGTATCGGTGGTGCTGTTTACATGAATGCTGGTGCTTATGGTGGTGAAATAAAAAATGTAGTAAAATCAGTAACTGCTGTGACACCAGATGGAAAAATTGTAAAATATCCTGCTGATAAACTACAGTTTGATTATCGAAAAAGCATTTTTCAAATAAATAATAATATTATCTGTGAAATAGAGTTTGCCTTAAAGAAAGGACTTTTTGCAGAAATAAATGCCTTAATGAGTGAATTGATAAAAAAAAGGAAAACCAAACAACCCTTGGAATTTCCTAGCGCCGGTTCTACTTTCAAAAGACCGCCTGGATATTATGCCGGTACTCTCATCGATCAAACAGGGTTAAAGGGTCTGCATGTAGGCGGTGCCCAAGTATCAACTAAGCATGCCGGTTTTGTTGTCAATACCGGAAACGCCACAGCCAAAGATGTTCTGGCTCTTATTGTTGAAATACAAAAAAGAGTTTATGAAAAACATGGTGTAAAGCTTTATCCTGAAGTACGCCTTATCGGTGAAGAATAA
- a CDS encoding amino acid permease, producing MNKNDSHMTRGLKNRHLQMIALGGSIGTGLFYGSAPALQAAGPSLSLAYVLGGIIIFCVMRMLGEMVVDEPIAGSFSYFANKYCGEFWGFISGWNYWFCYILVSMSELAAVGIYVNFWFPHFPQWISALICIIVITIVNLTNVRSYGEVEFGMTIIKITAIIAMMVFGGIIIATQLGPFPQNFSNLWAHGGYMPHGLWGLSVSLVIVMFSFGGIELVGITAGEAENPSVTIPKAINDVIWRILLFYIGAWFILMVIYPWDQVGLSGSPFVEIFSKMGIPAAANLLNIVVLTAAVSVYNSAMYSTSRMLYSLSQQHNAPKIFGNLTRSGVPALPTLVSSFITLIAVILTYLFPQKVFIYLMAVVIIAIVISWFTIVIVHLNFRRKKNLLHKKTSFKTFFYPYDNYLCIAFFIFIIVMMTQIPSMHLAVIILPVWLLILTIGYIIKKRLGY from the coding sequence ATGAATAAAAATGACTCACACATGACACGCGGCTTAAAAAATCGTCATTTGCAGATGATTGCCCTTGGCGGTTCTATCGGTACAGGTCTCTTCTACGGCTCAGCCCCTGCACTACAGGCTGCCGGTCCTTCATTATCACTAGCTTATGTTTTAGGCGGTATCATAATTTTCTGTGTAATGCGTATGTTAGGAGAAATGGTAGTCGATGAACCGATTGCTGGTTCTTTCAGCTATTTTGCCAATAAATATTGTGGTGAATTCTGGGGATTCATCTCGGGCTGGAATTATTGGTTCTGTTATATTCTAGTCAGTATGTCCGAACTTGCCGCAGTTGGTATATATGTTAACTTCTGGTTTCCTCATTTTCCCCAATGGATCTCAGCACTTATCTGTATAATTGTTATAACAATCGTAAATCTTACTAACGTACGTTCCTATGGTGAAGTTGAATTTGGCATGACAATTATAAAAATAACAGCTATAATCGCTATGATGGTATTCGGCGGTATCATTATTGCCACCCAGCTTGGCCCTTTTCCCCAAAACTTCAGTAACTTATGGGCCCACGGTGGTTATATGCCACATGGATTATGGGGATTGTCTGTCTCGCTGGTAATAGTCATGTTTTCGTTCGGTGGTATCGAATTAGTGGGAATAACAGCTGGCGAAGCCGAAAATCCATCTGTTACAATTCCTAAAGCTATCAATGACGTAATCTGGCGTATATTACTTTTCTACATTGGAGCATGGTTTATTCTCATGGTAATATATCCCTGGGACCAGGTCGGTCTTTCTGGCAGCCCTTTCGTAGAAATCTTTTCTAAAATGGGAATTCCGGCAGCAGCTAATTTGCTCAATATCGTAGTGCTGACTGCTGCTGTTTCTGTATACAACAGTGCTATGTACAGTACTTCACGCATGTTGTACAGCCTTTCCCAGCAGCATAATGCCCCTAAAATTTTTGGCAATCTCACTCGTTCAGGCGTTCCCGCCCTCCCCACATTAGTTTCCTCTTTCATAACCCTGATTGCCGTAATCCTTACATATCTATTTCCACAAAAAGTATTTATCTATCTGATGGCAGTAGTAATAATTGCCATTGTCATAAGCTGGTTTACTATAGTAATCGTCCATTTAAACTTTCGCCGTAAAAAAAACCTACTGCATAAAAAAACTTCTTTTAAAACATTTTTCTACCCTTATGATAATTATTTATGCATTGCCTTTTTCATTTTTATAATCGTGATGATGACGCAGATCCCCAGCATGCATTTAGCTGTAATTATCCTTCCCGTATGGCTTTTAATACTCACGATCGGCTATATAATAAAAAAACGTCTTGGTTACTAA
- a CDS encoding L-lactate MFS transporter produces MRNRWLIALSAIGIHICIGSVYAWSVLTRPIMQQMGFSLKQTTWTFSLAILFLGLSAGFLGSFVEKLGPKKSGLVSMVFFVLGMFGTALALKMHSLWALYMFYGVIGGVGLGVGYITPVSTLVKYFPDKRGFATGLAIMGFGFASLIAGPLMQYLTTSYGLVGNFLILGCAYMVVMTASALYLKPPVSISVSDDKNITRMNRGMTAHDAFKTWQFAALWWIFFVNITCGIGLLAVASPMAQDVVKMTPAAAASMVGIIGLLNGFGRIFWSTISDYIGRGYTYALFFLIEIGAFWQLAQVDSAAVFQGLIFLIISCYGGGFSCMPAYLSDIFGTRQLSAIHGRILTAWGIAGVVGPVLVSWLRETTNSYTLTLYFFSGCFVVNFIIALVLKHRGKIAAKTASIKTI; encoded by the coding sequence GTGAGAAATCGTTGGCTTATTGCCCTATCAGCAATTGGAATCCATATTTGTATTGGCAGTGTGTATGCGTGGAGTGTATTGACCAGACCGATCATGCAGCAAATGGGTTTTTCTCTTAAACAGACTACATGGACATTTTCTCTGGCAATTTTATTTTTAGGGTTGTCAGCGGGGTTTTTAGGTAGTTTTGTCGAAAAACTTGGACCGAAAAAAAGCGGTTTGGTTTCAATGGTATTTTTTGTACTGGGAATGTTTGGAACAGCACTGGCGCTGAAAATGCACAGCTTGTGGGCATTATATATGTTTTATGGTGTCATTGGCGGTGTAGGATTAGGAGTAGGATATATAACACCTGTTTCTACTTTGGTAAAATATTTTCCTGATAAACGTGGATTTGCCACGGGACTTGCTATTATGGGGTTTGGGTTTGCCAGTCTTATTGCTGGTCCACTTATGCAGTATTTGACGACATCATATGGACTTGTTGGCAATTTTTTGATTTTGGGCTGTGCATATATGGTTGTGATGACCGCATCAGCATTATATCTGAAACCACCCGTCAGCATTTCGGTGTCAGATGATAAGAATATTACGAGAATGAATAGGGGAATGACAGCACATGATGCTTTTAAGACATGGCAGTTTGCTGCATTGTGGTGGATATTTTTTGTAAATATAACTTGTGGTATAGGATTACTGGCAGTGGCGTCACCAATGGCACAGGATGTGGTCAAAATGACGCCGGCAGCGGCAGCTTCAATGGTTGGGATAATTGGGCTTTTAAATGGGTTTGGCCGGATTTTTTGGTCGACTATTTCTGATTATATAGGGCGTGGTTATACGTATGCTTTATTTTTCCTGATTGAAATAGGAGCTTTTTGGCAGCTGGCACAGGTAGACAGTGCAGCTGTTTTCCAGGGACTGATATTTCTGATAATAAGTTGTTATGGCGGGGGATTTTCCTGTATGCCGGCATATTTGAGTGATATATTTGGGACAAGGCAGCTTAGTGCTATTCATGGCAGGATATTGACGGCCTGGGGAATAGCTGGAGTTGTAGGGCCGGTGCTTGTTTCCTGGCTGCGTGAAACAACAAATAGTTATACACTGACATTATATTTCTTTTCGGGTTGTTTTGTTGTGAATTTTATTATCGCGCTGGTGTTGAAGCATCGAGGGAAAATAGCAGCAAAAACAGCGTCAATAAAAACAATATAA